The genomic window TCCAATTGTGTATGTCTGGGGAAAACTTGGGAAATTGCTCCGCGTCCGCCTGCCCAATCGGGTTCTACCACTTCTACGCGATCGCCTACCATGACTTTTTGCCCCATTTTCTTGAGCAATGCTCGCCGAGTACAGAGTAATAAGGGCGAAGCACTAAGCTCTAACTTAACTTGATAATAATTGGCTTGAACAGCAATTACTGTACCCGTTAAGGGCAAGTTAGAGGGTAATTGTAGCTCGTCCTCTGGCTTCATGCTGTAGACAGAGGACAACGAACTAACAAACAATAATAGCTGGCAACGGGTGCTATATGTTCGATACTGTAACCCGCCATAGTTAGGCTATCAGGGACTTGCTCGATCGGTTCTCCGGGGTCTAGCCATACTTCTAATAATGCCCCTGGCGGCATCTGCTCTAAACGAAGTTTAGTCCGCACAAAATTGATCGGACAAGGTGTACCGCGTAAATCTAGCTTGGCATCAGGAGTAGATATATTACTCATTATTGAAACAACTTACCAAACAAGCCATCTCTACCACCTTTCCCCGTGCGATCGCCTTTAATTTTTGCCAATTTTTCTAATAGCTCCCGTTCCTCGCTACTAATTTTATTAGGAATATCTACTAAAACTGTAACTAAATGATTGCCACGACTTACCGGAT from Synechocystis sp. PCC 7509 includes these protein-coding regions:
- a CDS encoding sulfurtransferase TusA family protein, producing MSNISTPDAKLDLRGTPCPINFVRTKLRLEQMPPGALLEVWLDPGEPIEQVPDSLTMAGYSIEHIAPVASYYCLLVRCPLSTA